A genomic region of Homalodisca vitripennis isolate AUS2020 chromosome 5, UT_GWSS_2.1, whole genome shotgun sequence contains the following coding sequences:
- the LOC124362930 gene encoding uncharacterized protein LOC124362930, which yields MIVIGNIFFKQKVGSSFKIVIILCLYIGYTVQQCILGNCLFTSLVISVLYNMADPEVTLLQSGNVEPMPDNSTRKRKRRVDNWKKTKDKKKRHSAQGFPNIPTCGHRERANGSKHCYDCSRLNMQDIRRFHQGFYKSCNKIDQDQFILRYAKGKVPKRHRLQGPHSSERGMAIEYFIPSYRNEGGSELVKVCQKAFLDILNISKFRVQRLCRLVLQTGESPKELRGGDHRSKKSEEKLSKVKTFIEALQPVESHYCRGKSRRQYLASHLSISSLWKSYNNTTENEFKVKYEYFRKIFVENYNVGFGSPATDQCSQCLKLKEKILSVVDFEEKGKLKIELQVHKKRGKMFFELLQSEEAGTITFSFDCQKNLIFPKLTDQAAYFLRQFYVYNFTMCLGSSLSKQTVENTFIYAWTEMEGAKGSSEIASCVRHRLSETVYPENVHTIRLFADGAGGQNKNTILITALLNWLLTKAPQHIKTIVIHYPVPGHSYIPPDRVFGVIERKVRKVESITHPNTYFDIFRESGTVNRLGLDFDVENWMEVCRSTVKKPGQWHFKFSTCKRFILTRGKKGNGLVRGEVAYKNDIGASRGIAKKGCSLRNINPQMKPNSVQVNPAKVKDVKTLLRKHYGEQWDQLEFLRYYADLFTTNDGENQELNQDDPNEHEDPMEDEVLILEGNFAL from the exons ATGATAGTCATTGGCAACATATTCTTCAAACAGAAAGTGGGCAGTTCcttcaaaatagttattattttgtgtttatatattggcTACACTGTACAGCAGTGCATCTtgggaaattgtttgtttacttcaTTAGTTATTTCTGTTTTGTACAATATGGCTGATCCAGAGGTAACCTTATTACAAAGCGGTAATGTTGAACCAATGCCTGACAATTCCACGAGAAAGAGAAAAAGAAGAGTAGATAACTGGAAGAAAACCAAGGACAAAAAGAAGAG ACACTCCGCTCAAGGATTCCCAAATATTCCAACTTGTGGACATCGTGAAAGAGCTAACGGATCCAAGCACTGTTATGACTGTTCCCGTCTTAATATGCAGGACATAAGACGTTTTCATCAGGGGTTCTACAAATCTTGCAATAAAATTGACCAAGATCAATTTATACTGAGGTACGCCAAAGGAAAAGTTCCAAAAAGACATCGGCTTCAAGGTCCTCATTCTTCTGAAAGAGGTATGGCTATTGAATATTTCATACCATCATACCGCAATGAAGGAGGAAGTGAATTGGTAAAAGTTTGCCAAAAggcttttttagatattttaaatatttcaaaatttagagtACAAAGATTGTGCCGTCTTGTGTTACAAACTGGCGAATCGCCAAAAGAACTTCGAGGTGGAGACCATCGTTCTAAAAAGTCTGAGGAAAAACTATCCAAAGTAAAAACCTTTATTGAGGCTCTACAACCTGTAGAGTCACATTATTGCCGAGGGAAATCCAGACGGCAGTACCTAGCAAGTCATTTAAGTATCTCTAGTCTGTGGAAATCGTACAACAACACTACTGAAAATGAGTTTAAAGTCAAGTATGAGTactttaggaaaatatttgtagAGAATTATAATGTAGGGTTTGGGTCACCAGCAACAGACCAGTGTTCTCAATGTCTTAAGCTGAAAGAGAAGATTCTATCTGTGGTAGATTTTGAAGAAAAGGGGAaactgaaaatagaattacaagttCACAAAAAAAGAGGTAAGATGTTTTTTGAGCTATTGCAATCTGAAGAGGCTGGGACAATCACGTTTTCATTCGACTgccaaaaaaatctaatttttcctaAGTTGACTGATCAAGCTGCTTATTTCTTACgacagttttatgtatataattttacaatgtgtcTCGGTTCTTCTCTGTCAAAGCAGACAGTTGAAAACACTTTCATTTATGCTTGGACTGAAATGGAAGGTGCGAAAGGTTCAAGCGAAATAGCTTCTTGTGTACGCCATCGATTATCAGAAACAGTCTATCcagaaaatgtacatacaattagATTGTTTGCAGATGGTGCtggaggacaaaataaaaataccattcttATTACAGCTTTACTAAACTGGTTATTGACTAAAGCACCTCAGCACATTAAGACAATTGTAATTCACTATCCGGTTCCAGGACATTCTTACATCCCACCCGATAGAGTTTTTGGGGTAATAGAGAGAAAAGTCAGAAAAGTTGAAAGCATCACCCATCCAAACACATACTTTGacatttttagagaaagtggaacGGTCAATAGATTAGGTTTGGACTTTGATGTTGAAAACTGGATGGAAGTATGCAGATCAACAGTAAAGAAGCCAGGTCAATGGCACTTTAAGTTTTCCACTTGTAAACGATTCATATTAACAAGAGGCAAAAAAGGAAATGGATTAGTAAGGGGTGAAGTAGCCTATAAAAACGATATAGGAGCGTCCAGAGGAATAGCCAAGAAAGGCTGTAGTCTGAGAAACATAAACCCCCAGATGAAACCAAATTCTGTTCAGGTTAATCCTGCAAAAGTTAAGGATGTAAAAACACTACTACGAAAACATTATGGGGAACAATGGGATCAACTGGAGTTTCTTAGGTACTACGCTGATCTATTTACTACCAATGATGGGGAAAACCAGGAACTTAATCAAGATGATCCTAATGAACATGAAGATCCAATGGAGGATGAAGTTTTAATCTTAGAGGGCAACTTTgcattgtaa